One window from the genome of Rickettsiella endosymbiont of Xylota segnis encodes:
- the rsmI gene encoding 16S rRNA (cytidine(1402)-2'-O)-methyltransferase, giving the protein MSKISGLYVVATPIGNLEDFSPRAINTLQNVNQIAAEDTRHSQKLLKHFGIVTSVISLHEHNEAVSSKLLLDCLKKNQSIALISDAGTPLINDPGYRLVKLAHQHGIPVIPIPGPCALITALCASGLTCDRFIFEGFLPGKSIARQKKLLEFLNETRTSIFYEAPHRILELIDDMLAVFGPKRYVVLARELTKTFETIHGDNLEQLKIWLNLDRNQQKGEFVVLVEGAEYLNPYEIDKQRILGILLDELPIKQATSIAAKITHEKKNKLYALALAITGK; this is encoded by the coding sequence ATGTCAAAAATTTCAGGCCTGTATGTAGTAGCTACACCTATAGGTAATCTAGAAGATTTTAGTCCCAGAGCAATAAACACACTACAAAATGTTAATCAAATTGCTGCCGAAGATACTCGCCATAGTCAAAAATTACTTAAACATTTTGGTATTGTCACTTCAGTAATTTCATTACATGAACATAATGAAGCAGTTTCCAGCAAACTTCTTTTAGATTGCCTAAAAAAAAACCAATCTATAGCCTTAATTAGTGATGCAGGAACACCACTTATTAATGATCCAGGTTATCGTTTAGTTAAATTAGCCCACCAACATGGAATTCCAGTTATCCCTATCCCTGGTCCTTGTGCTTTAATAACTGCTTTATGCGCTTCGGGCTTAACGTGTGATAGATTTATTTTTGAAGGATTTTTACCCGGAAAAAGTATCGCTCGACAAAAAAAATTACTAGAATTCTTAAATGAAACGCGAACAAGTATTTTCTATGAAGCACCACACCGTATTCTAGAGTTAATAGATGACATGTTGGCTGTATTTGGACCGAAACGTTACGTAGTTTTAGCTAGAGAATTAACAAAAACTTTTGAAACCATCCATGGCGATAATTTAGAACAATTGAAAATCTGGTTGAATTTAGATAGAAATCAACAAAAAGGAGAATTTGTCGTCCTTGTCGAAGGGGCTGAATATCTAAACCCATATGAAATTGACAAGCAACGAATTTTAGGAATTTTATTAGATGAATTACCGATTAAGCAAGCAACTTCCATAGCTGCTAAAATAACGCATGAGAAAAAAAATAAATTATATGCTTTGGCTTTGGCTATAACGGGTAAATAA
- a CDS encoding amino acid permease has protein sequence MFKKMKQQKLGLWMLTALVTGNMIGSGIFLLPASLAAYGSISLLSWIATAVGALLIALVFAKLTNVMPLIGGPYAYCREAFGDFVGFQMAYNYWIALWVGNAAIVVALTGYLSFFWPLLAKNALWSCFVSIGLVWLMTFINILGVRHAGIFQLLTTILKLIPLLLIALVGIFYIHPHFLSAFNLSGKSNLSAFSGAATLTLWSFIGLESASVPAGHVDNPNRNIPKATILGVTIATVVYLLSSIAVMGVMPLTELAQSNAPYADAARIMFGPTGSFLVAIGAVISCLGALNGWILLQGQIPLAAAQDKLFPSIFLKKSENGTPVAGLVISSILISFLLLMTLNHSLVKQFTIIILLATLASLIPYFLTTMSELVIFFKYPGLFKKGRKLFGSVVIAILAGIYSFWVIIGSGKETVFYGTLLLLSSAPVYVWMKWRGYAKGVINITEHPLPLP, from the coding sequence ATGTTCAAAAAAATGAAACAACAAAAATTAGGGTTGTGGATGTTAACTGCTCTAGTTACAGGTAATATGATAGGTTCAGGAATTTTCTTATTACCAGCTTCCTTGGCTGCCTATGGCAGTATTAGTTTGCTCTCTTGGATCGCTACAGCAGTGGGTGCTTTGTTAATAGCATTAGTATTTGCTAAGCTAACTAATGTGATGCCTCTCATTGGAGGACCTTATGCTTATTGTCGAGAGGCATTTGGTGATTTTGTTGGATTCCAGATGGCTTATAATTATTGGATTGCACTATGGGTAGGTAATGCAGCAATAGTTGTTGCTTTGACAGGATACTTAAGTTTTTTTTGGCCCCTTTTGGCTAAAAATGCCCTATGGTCTTGTTTTGTTAGTATTGGTTTGGTGTGGTTAATGACTTTTATTAATATTCTAGGTGTTCGGCATGCAGGCATTTTTCAGTTATTGACAACTATTTTAAAATTGATTCCTTTATTACTTATTGCTTTAGTAGGGATTTTTTATATTCATCCTCATTTTTTGAGTGCATTCAATTTATCCGGCAAATCTAACTTAAGTGCATTTAGCGGCGCAGCAACTTTAACTTTATGGTCTTTTATCGGTCTAGAATCTGCTTCAGTTCCTGCGGGTCATGTAGATAACCCTAATCGTAATATTCCTAAAGCGACTATTTTGGGAGTAACTATAGCGACAGTCGTTTATTTGTTGAGTAGTATCGCAGTAATGGGGGTTATGCCGTTAACAGAACTTGCGCAGTCTAATGCTCCATATGCTGATGCTGCACGCATCATGTTTGGACCGACAGGGAGTTTTTTAGTTGCTATCGGGGCAGTCATTTCTTGTTTAGGCGCTTTAAACGGCTGGATTTTACTTCAAGGTCAAATTCCATTAGCGGCAGCTCAGGATAAACTTTTTCCAAGCATTTTTTTAAAAAAATCAGAAAATGGGACACCTGTTGCGGGTTTAGTTATTTCTAGCATTCTAATTTCCTTCCTATTATTGATGACCTTAAATCATAGTTTGGTTAAACAATTTACAATTATTATCTTATTAGCAACTTTAGCCTCGCTGATTCCTTATTTTTTAACTACGATGTCTGAGTTGGTTATCTTTTTTAAATATCCTGGACTTTTTAAAAAAGGTAGAAAGTTATTTGGTTCAGTAGTTATTGCAATTTTAGCGGGAATCTACTCTTTTTGGGTTATCATAGGTTCGGGGAAAGAGACTGTATTCTATGGGACATTATTATTACTTAG
- a CDS encoding DUF971 domain-containing protein gives MVSIPTDIKLLQKTRILEILFDNGEKFRLPCEYLRVLSPSAEVKGHGHNEGKLVSGKKNVNITNIESIGHYAIRLIFDDNHQSGIYSWETLYELSKHYAEYWEHYLQRLESAGASREYTHRT, from the coding sequence ATGGTTTCTATTCCTACCGATATAAAACTTCTACAGAAGACACGAATATTAGAAATACTATTTGATAATGGTGAAAAATTTAGATTACCCTGTGAATATTTAAGAGTTTTATCACCTTCTGCGGAAGTTAAAGGCCATGGGCATAATGAAGGAAAATTAGTCAGTGGCAAAAAAAATGTAAATATCACCAACATAGAATCAATCGGTCATTACGCTATCAGATTAATTTTTGACGATAATCATCAGTCAGGAATCTATAGTTGGGAAACACTCTATGAATTATCTAAGCATTATGCTGAATATTGGGAACACTACCTACAACGTCTAGAATCAGCGGGCGCCAGTCGAGAATATACTCATCGCACTTGA
- a CDS encoding OmpA family protein, whose amino-acid sequence MKTISLYCLLISAMFVMAGCASNHSLDEPSLEKKTVKNTKKKKDLPSPVIQVVQAADRLRVIAYSDGCFRPNGKLTVNCAQQLSQTIKLIKSYGDGLIQVVGYSDDLYDPQTASAITQDQAEVITSFLWSHGIGSQRLRTIGYGRHDFIASNRNVKASSFNRRVEIILVKN is encoded by the coding sequence ATGAAAACAATCTCGCTTTATTGTTTATTAATTTCAGCTATGTTTGTTATGGCTGGTTGTGCTTCCAATCATTCATTGGATGAACCATCCCTAGAGAAAAAAACAGTAAAAAACACAAAGAAAAAAAAGGATTTACCATCTCCTGTTATTCAAGTAGTACAAGCTGCTGATCGACTTAGAGTTATTGCCTATAGTGATGGCTGTTTTCGGCCAAATGGGAAATTAACTGTCAATTGTGCACAGCAGCTTAGTCAGACCATTAAGCTCATAAAATCTTACGGAGATGGTCTCATTCAAGTGGTGGGATATAGCGATGATCTTTATGATCCACAAACAGCATCTGCGATTACACAGGATCAAGCAGAGGTAATAACAAGTTTTTTATGGTCGCACGGAATAGGTTCGCAACGTCTGCGTACGATCGGGTACGGGCGACATGATTTCATTGCGAGTAATCGAAACGTTAAAGCAAGTAGTTTTAATCGTCGTGTTGAGATTATCTTAGTAAAAAATTAA
- the argS gene encoding arginine--tRNA ligase, which translates to MKRIVQQEIKKALLSMGELSLPASLTIQVDYAREKSHGDFSSNIALVLAKKLQISPLQLAEKIKSKIDCSSENSKLEKIEIAKPGFINFFLKKSFWYPVIEEILNQTNQFGISNLGNNESVLVEFVSANPTGPLHVGHGRGAAYGDSMVRLLRAVGYQVCAEYYINDAGRQMDILATSVWLRYLEICGEKFIFPSNAYRGNYVHKIAEQLFSQHGKDFFKAAELVFKGIPIDEPQGGNKEQHIDGLITKAKILLGDVDYEKIFEVGLNSILSDIKEDLSAFRVNFDEWFSEKSLFETNFVDKTIKRLTASGKTYEANGALWFKSTDFGDDKDRVLLRENGQPTYFAADAAYRLCILEQRKFKKIINILGSDHHGYVPRIRAVIQALGFSSDSLKALLVQFAILYRGDKKIQMSTRSGEFITLRELREEVGTDATRFFYVLRRADQHMDFDLDLAKEQSNANPVYYVQYAYARICSVMRQLNAKKWVWDKSLGMTAIKELKEIQEQDLLVLLNRYLEILESAATSYEPHIIAHYLRDLAQSFHVYYNSFVFLIEDNKLRNARLNLIAATAQVIKNGLSLLGVETLEVM; encoded by the coding sequence ATGAAACGCATAGTGCAACAAGAAATCAAAAAAGCCTTGTTAAGCATGGGCGAATTATCCCTACCTGCTTCACTGACTATCCAAGTGGATTATGCCAGAGAAAAATCACATGGGGATTTTTCAAGTAATATTGCTTTAGTTTTGGCGAAAAAATTACAAATATCACCACTGCAATTAGCCGAAAAAATAAAATCGAAGATAGATTGTTCTTCAGAAAATTCTAAACTAGAAAAAATTGAAATAGCAAAACCTGGGTTTATTAATTTTTTTTTAAAAAAATCCTTTTGGTATCCAGTTATCGAAGAGATTTTAAATCAAACCAATCAATTTGGGATTTCAAATTTAGGCAATAATGAATCTGTTTTAGTTGAGTTTGTTTCTGCTAATCCTACTGGTCCTTTGCACGTGGGTCATGGTCGTGGGGCAGCCTATGGCGACTCTATGGTGAGATTATTGAGAGCAGTAGGCTATCAAGTTTGTGCAGAATATTATATCAACGATGCTGGAAGGCAGATGGATATTTTGGCAACCAGCGTTTGGCTGCGTTATTTAGAGATCTGCGGAGAAAAATTTATTTTCCCTAGTAACGCCTATCGAGGAAACTATGTTCATAAGATTGCTGAGCAACTTTTTTCACAACATGGTAAGGATTTTTTTAAAGCAGCTGAATTAGTATTTAAAGGTATCCCTATTGACGAACCACAAGGTGGGAATAAGGAACAGCATATTGACGGTCTTATCACTAAAGCTAAAATTTTATTAGGAGATGTTGATTATGAAAAGATATTTGAAGTAGGTTTAAACTCTATTTTAAGCGATATTAAAGAAGATCTTAGTGCGTTTAGAGTAAATTTTGATGAATGGTTTTCAGAAAAAAGTTTGTTTGAGACCAATTTTGTCGATAAAACTATAAAGCGTTTAACAGCGAGTGGAAAAACCTATGAAGCTAATGGGGCTTTATGGTTTAAATCCACAGACTTTGGCGATGATAAAGATAGAGTTTTGTTACGCGAAAATGGACAACCTACCTACTTTGCAGCAGATGCGGCCTATCGTCTCTGTATATTAGAACAACGCAAATTTAAAAAAATAATTAACATATTAGGTTCTGATCATCATGGCTATGTCCCTAGAATTCGTGCGGTTATACAAGCTTTAGGTTTTTCATCAGATAGTTTAAAAGCCTTATTGGTGCAATTTGCTATTCTTTATCGCGGCGATAAAAAAATTCAAATGTCTACTCGTAGCGGAGAGTTTATTACTTTACGAGAGCTTCGAGAAGAAGTAGGTACTGATGCAACACGTTTTTTTTACGTATTACGACGTGCGGATCAGCATATGGATTTTGATCTTGATCTGGCTAAAGAGCAGTCGAATGCTAATCCTGTCTATTACGTACAGTATGCTTACGCGCGAATATGTAGTGTCATGCGTCAACTCAATGCAAAAAAATGGGTTTGGGATAAGTCTTTAGGTATGACCGCGATTAAAGAATTAAAGGAAATACAAGAACAGGATTTGTTGGTTTTACTAAATCGTTATTTAGAAATACTAGAATCAGCAGCCACTTCTTACGAACCGCATATTATTGCACACTATTTGAGAGATTTAGCGCAAAGCTTTCATGTTTATTATAATTCATTTGTTTTTTTGATAGAGGATAATAAGTTGAGAAATGCGAGACTAAATTTAATTGCAGCAACTGCACAAGTAATTAAAAATGGCCTAAGCTTATTAGGTGTAGAGACTTTGGAAGTAATGTAA
- a CDS encoding SPOR domain-containing protein, which yields MAKDYAKKYTKYKYLTPRRKNNRYLWVMLGISIGLFILGLFFLKPVHKRTAIQSVEKIADKKNIEVPAPQSPEPKFDFYNILPQDNLNLSQHVDSAMKEMPLSNDMTTTLHTSSGQQRPIDAMLSPTPEQVAIAEAKKQLEEEMSQFNHEVYMLVLGDFTDRAHAEQLQAQALLKGFPVQKKANLVNGKLIYQIYIGPSNLGRLTEEKKRLNKAGLAAILIKIIP from the coding sequence ATGGCTAAAGATTATGCAAAAAAATATACAAAATATAAATATTTAACTCCTAGACGTAAAAACAATCGTTATCTATGGGTAATGTTAGGAATTTCAATCGGTTTATTTATTTTAGGCTTGTTTTTTCTAAAGCCTGTTCATAAAAGAACAGCTATTCAATCTGTCGAAAAGATAGCTGATAAAAAAAATATCGAAGTCCCAGCGCCTCAATCGCCAGAACCAAAATTCGATTTCTATAATATTTTGCCTCAAGACAATTTGAATTTATCACAACATGTCGATTCTGCAATGAAGGAAATGCCGTTATCCAATGATATGACAACAACACTTCATACTTCTTCGGGACAACAAAGACCCATAGATGCAATGCTAAGCCCAACGCCTGAACAAGTAGCTATTGCGGAGGCTAAAAAACAATTAGAAGAAGAAATGAGTCAATTCAATCATGAGGTTTATATGCTCGTCTTAGGTGATTTTACTGATCGAGCTCATGCAGAACAGTTGCAAGCTCAAGCATTGCTGAAAGGATTTCCCGTGCAAAAAAAGGCCAACTTAGTTAATGGTAAGCTAATATACCAAATCTATATTGGTCCCTCGAACTTAGGCAGGCTAACTGAGGAAAAAAAACGTTTAAATAAAGCGGGATTAGCTGCGATTTTGATTAAAATTATTCCCTAG
- the hslU gene encoding ATP-dependent protease ATPase subunit HslU, with translation MDLTPKQIVQELDRFIIGQNEAKRAIAIALRNRKRRMLLNPELRDEVTPKNILMIGPSGVGKTEIGRRAAKITGCPFLKIEATKFTEVGYIGRDVDSIPRDLVDSAFKFLREEEITRLHPQVLEAAESKIIDSFVPPARLTKGEAADESKNKEKSIARNVFRKQLRAGLLDDKEIDVELAALPAGVEIMGPPGMEDMTNQLQNMLQNIGTARTRTRRMKVKDALAVIQKEEAGKLLDEEDLKRKAIEWVEQYGIVFIDEIDKVCRRGEMSGADVSREGVQRDLLPLIEGCTVSTKYGMVRTDHILFIAAGAFHLSKPSDLVPELQGRLPIRVELKALTAKDFERILVEPQASLIVQYQALLGTEELELNFDKLAIQRIAEIAYDLNEKTENIGARRLYTVMERLLEEISFEATDCTHKNINIDVNYVDKHLTPLAQDQDTSHFIL, from the coding sequence ATTGATTTGACTCCTAAACAAATAGTGCAAGAACTTGATCGATTTATTATAGGACAGAATGAAGCCAAGAGAGCTATTGCGATTGCTTTGCGTAATCGTAAACGTCGTATGTTACTTAACCCAGAGTTAAGAGATGAGGTGACACCCAAAAATATTCTAATGATCGGTCCCTCTGGGGTAGGTAAGACTGAGATTGGTCGGCGTGCGGCCAAAATTACAGGTTGTCCTTTTTTAAAAATAGAAGCTACTAAGTTCACTGAAGTAGGTTACATAGGAAGAGATGTAGATTCTATTCCTAGAGATTTAGTGGATTCCGCATTCAAATTTTTACGTGAAGAGGAAATTACGCGTCTTCATCCTCAAGTTCTGGAGGCGGCAGAAAGCAAAATTATTGACAGTTTTGTTCCTCCAGCGCGTTTAACAAAAGGTGAAGCTGCAGATGAGTCTAAAAATAAAGAAAAGTCTATAGCGAGGAATGTTTTTCGCAAGCAATTACGAGCAGGACTTTTAGATGATAAAGAAATAGATGTAGAGTTAGCGGCTTTACCAGCCGGGGTAGAGATTATGGGTCCCCCTGGTATGGAAGATATGACTAATCAATTGCAAAACATGCTGCAGAATATTGGTACAGCGCGTACTCGTACCCGCCGTATGAAGGTAAAAGATGCATTAGCTGTTATTCAAAAAGAAGAAGCAGGTAAGTTACTTGATGAAGAAGATTTGAAGCGTAAAGCAATTGAATGGGTAGAGCAATACGGAATAGTATTTATCGATGAAATCGATAAAGTGTGCCGTCGTGGTGAAATGAGTGGTGCAGATGTTTCACGTGAGGGGGTACAGCGTGATTTGTTGCCTTTAATTGAAGGATGTACTGTTTCCACAAAATATGGCATGGTCCGAACAGATCATATTTTATTTATTGCTGCAGGTGCTTTTCATTTATCTAAACCATCGGATTTAGTTCCGGAACTACAAGGTCGTTTGCCAATTCGAGTGGAGTTAAAGGCATTAACGGCAAAAGATTTTGAACGTATTTTAGTGGAGCCCCAAGCATCTTTAATCGTTCAATATCAGGCTTTACTGGGCACTGAAGAATTAGAATTAAATTTTGATAAGCTTGCTATTCAACGTATCGCTGAAATTGCCTATGATCTAAATGAAAAAACTGAGAATATTGGCGCACGGCGTTTATATACCGTGATGGAAAGATTGTTGGAGGAGATATCTTTTGAAGCAACTGATTGTACCCATAAAAACATAAATATCGATGTTAATTATGTTGATAAACATCTAACACCATTAGCGCAAGATCAAGATACCAGTCATTTTATTTTATAA
- the hslV gene encoding ATP-dependent protease subunit HslV translates to MQSLHGTTILLVRRNDKVVIGGDGQVTLGNAIVLKGNARKVRKLYDGQVLVGFAGATADAFTLIERFENKLKECNGRLDRASVELAKDWRSDRVLRRLEAMLAVADKEKSFMLSGNGDVIEPEHDLIAIGSGGAYAQSAALALFQNTKLSARAIVEKSLIIAADICVFTNHQRTIEEIESVATKK, encoded by the coding sequence GTGCAGTCATTACATGGTACAACAATATTATTAGTTCGGCGTAACGATAAAGTCGTTATTGGTGGAGATGGTCAGGTTACTTTAGGTAATGCGATTGTTTTAAAAGGGAACGCTCGTAAGGTTCGCAAATTGTATGACGGTCAAGTATTAGTTGGATTTGCAGGCGCAACAGCCGACGCATTTACATTAATAGAACGGTTTGAAAATAAGTTAAAAGAATGTAATGGACGTTTAGACCGCGCTTCGGTGGAGCTTGCAAAAGATTGGCGTTCCGATCGAGTTTTACGGCGTTTAGAGGCAATGTTAGCAGTTGCGGATAAAGAAAAATCTTTTATGTTAAGTGGGAATGGGGATGTAATTGAGCCTGAGCATGATTTAATTGCCATAGGTTCGGGAGGGGCTTATGCACAGTCTGCTGCATTGGCATTATTTCAAAATACTAAATTAAGTGCTCGTGCTATTGTTGAAAAAAGTTTAATTATTGCTGCGGACATATGTGTGTTTACAAATCATCAACGTACGATTGAAGAAATTGAATCTGTGGCCACTAAAAAATAA
- the tyrS gene encoding tyrosine--tRNA ligase, translated as MNDNTIEVFQRGSTEILVVDELKNKIKENRPLRIKAGFDPTAPDLHLGHTVLINKLRQLQDLGHEIDIIIGDFTALIGDPSGKNATRPPLSVDQITANTKTYQQQFSKILDPKKTNLRFNSEWLGKLSVTNLIKLASSYTVARMLERDDFHQRYRQHQPIAIHEFLYPLLQGYDSVVLKTDLECGGNDQKFNLLLGRELQKHFKQTPQIILTMPLLEGLDGIQKMSKSLNNYIAIDEPANDMFGKIMSISDELMWRYFELLSFKKSLHNIKSMQQEAKLGLANPRDFKIELALEIIERFHTKADAEKAFQEFQQRFRDGAIPSQIKELNITIPGENLSIANLLKQAGLVTSTSEALRSIEAGAVKIDSLKIEDKKLLIKPGTSHIYQVGKRRFAKVTLLSK; from the coding sequence ATGAATGATAATACTATTGAGGTCTTTCAACGAGGAAGTACAGAAATACTTGTTGTTGATGAGTTAAAAAATAAAATAAAAGAAAATAGGCCTTTACGTATTAAAGCGGGTTTTGACCCAACAGCTCCTGATCTACATCTTGGTCATACTGTGCTTATCAACAAGCTTCGTCAATTACAGGATTTAGGTCATGAAATTGATATTATCATTGGTGATTTTACGGCACTTATTGGCGATCCATCAGGTAAAAATGCAACCCGCCCGCCCTTAAGTGTCGATCAAATTACAGCCAATACCAAAACCTATCAACAGCAATTTAGTAAAATATTAGACCCAAAAAAAACCAACTTGCGTTTTAACTCTGAATGGTTAGGAAAATTATCAGTTACTAACCTAATTAAATTAGCATCATCTTATACTGTAGCTCGAATGCTAGAAAGAGATGACTTTCATCAACGGTATCGCCAGCATCAACCTATTGCAATACATGAATTCCTGTATCCTTTACTTCAGGGCTATGATTCTGTCGTATTAAAAACCGATCTTGAATGTGGTGGTAACGATCAAAAATTTAATTTATTGTTGGGAAGAGAGTTACAGAAACATTTCAAACAAACACCACAGATAATTTTAACCATGCCTTTATTAGAGGGTTTAGATGGCATACAAAAAATGTCTAAATCACTCAATAATTATATTGCTATCGATGAACCGGCAAACGATATGTTCGGAAAAATTATGTCAATTTCTGACGAGTTGATGTGGCGTTATTTTGAATTACTTTCCTTCAAAAAATCTTTACATAATATTAAATCCATGCAGCAAGAAGCTAAATTGGGTTTAGCCAATCCACGTGATTTTAAAATAGAGTTAGCCTTAGAAATTATTGAACGTTTTCACACTAAAGCAGATGCTGAAAAAGCATTCCAGGAATTTCAACAACGATTTAGAGATGGTGCCATTCCTTCACAAATTAAAGAACTGAATATAACCATCCCCGGAGAGAATTTATCAATTGCCAACTTATTAAAGCAAGCGGGATTGGTGACGAGTACCTCAGAGGCATTGCGCTCAATTGAGGCAGGTGCAGTTAAAATTGACTCTTTAAAAATAGAGGATAAGAAGCTATTAATTAAACCAGGCACTAGTCATATTTATCAAGTTGGAAAAAGACGCTTTGCCAAAGTCACTCTCTTAAGTAAATAA
- a CDS encoding GIN domain-containing protein gives MKVLAYCLFVSLSLFSLFSHAQVTSDSKPILSKNIPINDFDSLDIQGPVNVYIDATQTHASLQILGDSKRVFAVTYSEKNHILYLGTKPIFRPEPGERLTIRVNTSPSKIKQIQFNSNATLFGKGLTGSLSLRAQGKGQINLYTNKLDLKSLYSNGNESIIFHNLLSSNLKIETHNSHNIVIQGIVSLNEVDYTGNGNLKVYWVNSPYLRIDANGKGKISLAGVVKTLDIKLSQDTQLFAQQLRAHQGFVKTEKQAQATVNVRNTLRAFAKDKSVIYYLSPLNFISKYSEGEGLVLNKN, from the coding sequence ATGAAAGTCTTAGCCTATTGTTTATTTGTCAGTTTGTCCCTTTTTAGTCTTTTTAGCCATGCGCAAGTAACGTCGGATAGTAAACCTATATTAAGCAAGAATATCCCTATTAATGACTTCGATAGTTTAGATATTCAAGGTCCTGTCAATGTTTACATTGATGCAACCCAAACCCATGCTTCCTTACAAATTCTCGGGGACTCGAAAAGAGTCTTTGCTGTCACTTACAGTGAAAAAAACCATATTTTATACCTTGGAACCAAACCCATTTTTCGTCCAGAACCTGGAGAAAGATTAACAATCCGCGTCAATACATCCCCGTCAAAAATAAAACAAATACAATTCAATAGTAATGCGACTCTTTTTGGCAAAGGACTGACTGGGTCTTTATCGCTTCGTGCGCAAGGAAAAGGTCAAATCAATCTTTACACCAATAAGTTAGATCTAAAATCTCTTTATAGTAACGGTAATGAAAGTATTATATTTCATAATTTACTTAGTTCAAACTTAAAAATAGAAACACATAATTCTCATAATATTGTTATTCAAGGTATCGTTTCATTAAATGAGGTCGATTATACCGGAAATGGAAATTTGAAGGTATATTGGGTTAATAGCCCTTACTTAAGAATAGATGCTAACGGTAAAGGAAAAATTAGTTTAGCAGGAGTCGTCAAAACCTTAGATATCAAATTGTCACAAGATACGCAACTATTCGCACAACAATTGCGTGCACATCAAGGATTTGTAAAAACTGAAAAACAAGCTCAAGCAACCGTAAATGTTAGAAATACATTGCGGGCATTTGCAAAAGACAAAAGCGTGATTTATTACTTATCGCCTTTAAATTTTATAAGTAAATATTCAGAAGGAGAAGGCCTAGTACTTAATAAAAATTAA